DNA sequence from the Chloroflexota bacterium genome:
CGGCCTCGTTTCCGTATATTGAGGGTGGCTCTATCTAACCGGCATGTCTCGGCTGGCAATCACATCAATCCCGGTCCCTGCAGCATCGGCGAGAATGACCTGGCCCAGTGTAACCGGCGCTTGTACCTCGATCTCTCTCAGCAAGTTCAGTATGGTAGGGATGCCGGCTTTTGGCACAGGAGCCGCAGTGCGCACTGGCACAAGGGGCCAGCGCCCGCCACGGACGCGTACGGTTGTCGCGACCATGCGACGAGGATCG
Encoded proteins:
- a CDS encoding DUF1667 domain-containing protein, with product MSQVREFICTTCPMGCRIRAICENGELRDAEGQACKRGLEYVRTELTDPRRMVATTVRVRGGRWPLVPVRTAAPVPKAGIPTILNLLREIEVQAPVTLGQVILADAAGTGIDVIASRDMPVR